A part of Prolixibacteraceae bacterium genomic DNA contains:
- a CDS encoding alpha-L-fucosidase, whose protein sequence is MMKNIILTGCLLLSVSLLGAKNTPKTEHYQDNWKSLRKHEVPQWAKDAKFGIYAHWGVYSVTGNWDYTRPNWANYYITGYLGYYQTNQRGEQAKLFRKNVGDIRNGVGYKDLAKQFKAEKFDPKYWAKLIKRSGAQYAGICAVHHDGYCMWDSEITDLCAGKTGPKRDLIADIYKELRAEDLKIIATFHHGRTYKHFENVTKRFEGKKEFANVDLLNEKNWNYYWYMGTKDRFAKNRYDLTVEFIDKYKPDILWFDGGGGKFGTEKILSHFFNMGIDQKKEVCVHNKGNFGKNFGIYSYENGAHRPSFVDWPWEDDTPSAVGWCDWQWNKGIKYKKSRDVIVRLCDLVARNGGLLLSMNPRPDGTFDKAQEDLLLGIGKWLDQNGEAIYGTKPWVVYGEGHLEDLFFSETQPKTGKKSREIQPNTALFNERDVRFTAKNNTLYATFLGTDLGRECRIKTLKEGVKISDKNQIESIHLLGHGKVKYKREKDGLHIYLPKKLPNNVALSFRIEVKGELLENQLNGTNGVLPLQT, encoded by the coding sequence ATGATGAAAAACATTATTCTAACAGGATGTTTGCTTCTATCTGTTTCATTACTCGGGGCGAAGAATACTCCTAAGACAGAGCATTACCAAGACAACTGGAAATCTCTTCGTAAGCATGAAGTCCCGCAATGGGCTAAGGATGCAAAATTTGGAATCTATGCACATTGGGGGGTCTATTCCGTAACGGGAAACTGGGATTATACTCGTCCAAATTGGGCTAATTACTACATTACGGGCTATTTAGGTTACTATCAGACCAACCAACGTGGCGAACAGGCAAAGTTATTTCGCAAAAATGTTGGAGATATACGCAATGGTGTCGGATATAAGGATCTTGCGAAACAATTTAAAGCTGAAAAATTCGATCCTAAATATTGGGCAAAATTAATAAAAAGATCAGGTGCACAGTATGCTGGTATCTGCGCTGTACACCACGATGGCTACTGTATGTGGGACAGTGAAATTACGGATCTATGTGCTGGAAAAACAGGGCCAAAACGAGATCTCATTGCAGATATATATAAGGAGTTACGTGCTGAGGATCTAAAGATTATTGCAACATTCCATCATGGACGTACATATAAGCATTTTGAGAATGTAACCAAACGTTTTGAAGGAAAGAAAGAGTTTGCAAATGTCGATCTGTTAAACGAAAAGAACTGGAACTACTACTGGTATATGGGTACGAAAGATCGTTTTGCTAAAAATCGTTATGATTTAACCGTAGAGTTTATTGACAAATACAAACCAGACATTTTATGGTTTGATGGTGGCGGTGGTAAGTTTGGAACCGAAAAAATTCTTTCACATTTCTTCAATATGGGAATCGATCAAAAAAAAGAGGTCTGTGTTCATAACAAGGGGAATTTTGGTAAAAACTTTGGGATCTATAGTTACGAAAATGGTGCCCATCGTCCCTCTTTTGTCGACTGGCCATGGGAAGACGATACACCGAGTGCTGTCGGTTGGTGTGATTGGCAATGGAACAAAGGAATTAAATATAAAAAGTCGAGAGACGTGATTGTTCGTCTTTGTGATCTTGTTGCTCGTAATGGAGGCTTACTATTGTCAATGAATCCACGTCCTGATGGAACTTTTGATAAGGCCCAAGAAGATTTGCTTCTAGGTATTGGTAAGTGGTTAGATCAAAATGGTGAAGCTATTTACGGAACAAAACCTTGGGTTGTCTATGGTGAAGGTCACCTAGAGGATCTGTTTTTTTCAGAGACACAGCCTAAGACCGGTAAGAAATCTCGTGAGATTCAACCAAACACTGCATTATTTAATGAGAGAGATGTACGATTCACTGCAAAGAATAATACTTTATATGCAACATTCTTAGGAACAGATCTTGGACGTGAGTGTCGCATCAAGACTTTAAAAGAAGGAGTGAAGATCTCAGATAAAAACCAGATTGAATCCATTCATCTTTTAGGTCATGGCAAGGTGAAATACAAAAGAGAAAAAGATGGATTACATATCTATCTGCCTAAAAAATTGCCAAATAATGTAGCACTCTCTTTTAGAATAGAGGTGAAAGGTGAACTTTTAGAAAATCAATTGAATGGAACTAATGGTGTTCTACCTCTACAAACTTGA
- a CDS encoding sulfatase-like hydrolase/transferase — translation MKQLCTVLGLSSLMLFSCKSSENSVSKSERTHSKKSPNVILIMADDLGYGDVGFNGNKIIQTPNLDALSKKGVTFTNFYAGGPVCSPTRGTCLTGRHYSRYGIYTANVGHLPKEEITLIDLLKDKGYETGHFGKWHLGTVVKGVSSKGKKRKPVLNFSPPWHHGYDDAFVTESAVATWNPTVGKRYKKNEYYHNGKRVTDNLDGDDSRVIMDRVLPFVDNAKKENKPFFSVVWFHAPHEPVVAGPEYKARYSQYSLGEQNYYGCVTALDDQVGRLIKHLEKIGELENTIICFCSDNGPEGRKRAGTRQGSTAGLRGRKRSLYCGGVGVPAFMVWPGTIKANTRSEYISSTLDYLPTLVDGLALNNIEDRPVDGVSLMSMFNGSSKTRPKPLPFMYKGKGAIIDNDLKFVVLDGKLKEVYNLREDRSEGNNIASQYPEKVSEMKAYLKDWNASCQNSQKGNDYNNTNYQPVDRWQGLKIK, via the coding sequence ATGAAACAACTTTGTACAGTCCTTGGACTCTCCTCATTGATGCTGTTTTCGTGCAAAAGTTCTGAAAACAGCGTATCTAAGAGTGAGAGAACACACTCGAAAAAAAGCCCGAATGTAATTCTCATCATGGCTGATGATCTTGGTTATGGAGATGTTGGGTTTAATGGCAATAAAATTATTCAAACCCCCAACCTTGATGCTTTATCTAAAAAGGGGGTAACCTTCACCAACTTTTATGCTGGAGGACCTGTATGTTCTCCCACTAGAGGAACTTGTCTTACGGGTAGGCATTATAGCCGATATGGAATATATACTGCCAATGTGGGACATTTACCAAAAGAAGAAATAACGTTGATTGATTTGTTGAAAGACAAAGGCTATGAAACAGGCCATTTTGGAAAGTGGCATTTAGGAACAGTTGTTAAGGGAGTGTCATCAAAGGGAAAAAAACGAAAGCCAGTCTTAAATTTTAGTCCACCATGGCACCATGGGTATGATGATGCCTTTGTCACTGAATCTGCTGTGGCGACTTGGAATCCTACAGTAGGTAAGCGATACAAGAAGAATGAGTATTATCATAACGGAAAACGTGTTACAGATAATCTTGATGGCGATGATTCGCGTGTAATTATGGATCGTGTTCTTCCTTTCGTAGATAATGCAAAAAAAGAAAATAAACCTTTCTTTAGTGTTGTTTGGTTTCATGCTCCTCATGAGCCTGTTGTTGCGGGACCTGAATACAAAGCACGATATTCCCAGTATAGTTTGGGAGAACAAAACTATTATGGCTGTGTCACTGCACTTGATGATCAAGTCGGCCGATTAATAAAACACCTTGAGAAAATAGGGGAATTGGAGAATACGATCATATGTTTTTGTAGTGATAATGGTCCAGAAGGTAGAAAACGTGCAGGTACACGACAAGGTTCTACTGCTGGATTAAGAGGTCGTAAACGTAGTTTATATTGTGGAGGAGTTGGTGTTCCTGCATTTATGGTATGGCCAGGAACAATAAAAGCCAATACTCGTTCAGAATACATCTCGTCAACACTTGATTACTTACCTACATTAGTCGATGGATTAGCTCTGAATAATATTGAAGATCGTCCAGTCGATGGTGTTTCATTGATGTCTATGTTCAATGGATCTTCTAAAACACGTCCCAAACCTCTTCCGTTTATGTATAAAGGGAAAGGTGCTATCATTGACAACGACTTAAAGTTTGTTGTATTAGATGGCAAGTTAAAAGAGGTATACAATCTTCGTGAAGATCGTTCTGAGGGGAATAATATTGCAAGTCAGTATCCAGAAAAAGTTTCTGAAATGAAAGCCTATCTAAAAGATTGGAATGCTTCATGTCAAAATAGCCAAAAAGGGAATGACTACAATAATACAAACTACCAACCTGTTGATCGCTGGCAGGGATTAAAAATAAAATAA
- a CDS encoding arylsulfatase, whose translation MKSIKLYASLGLLMTGLAMPKMAEAKKNKKKPNIVYILADDMGYGDVKAFNPKCQFPTPNLDQMAKGGMMFTDVHTNSSVCTPTRYGILTGRYCWRTRLKSGVLQGHSDHLIDPNRTTVASYLKKKGYQTACVGKWHLGMDWTSVDGKKVQQTFGENVDVKKPIKNGPLSVGFDYYFGIAASLNMAPHAYIEGDKMKGDFELIMDRKEFKKYGFIGARNGWIDKNFVQNQVLTNFTDKTISWIEQTQKKDKDKPFFVYMPLNAPHSPIVPNKQFKGKSGVAPHGDFCMEVDYAVGRVMKALDKIGILDNTLVIFTADNGVSPQANLKLLEKNNHFSSYFFRGTKGTLYEGGHHVPFIAHWPNKVKSNKRSDYLMCTTDLLATVSDLMGDQLGNNEGEDSYSFLPALYGKNVDDTKRQGVIHHSDGGYYSIRQGDWKLVLHEGAGSRRKDPKDKPVKNPGKIQLFNMQEDPYESNNLLKMYPDKVKELELLMAEYINNGRSTPGEPVANYGDMTKRRQLREIKDLIQ comes from the coding sequence ATGAAGAGTATAAAGTTGTATGCCTCTTTAGGTTTACTAATGACGGGACTTGCAATGCCAAAAATGGCTGAAGCAAAGAAGAATAAGAAAAAACCTAATATAGTCTACATTCTTGCAGATGACATGGGGTATGGTGATGTAAAAGCTTTCAATCCAAAATGTCAATTCCCAACACCCAATCTAGATCAGATGGCTAAAGGTGGAATGATGTTTACTGATGTACATACCAACTCATCGGTATGTACACCAACTCGATATGGAATTCTTACTGGTCGTTATTGTTGGCGAACTCGATTGAAGAGTGGAGTTCTTCAGGGACATAGTGATCACTTGATTGATCCAAATAGAACAACTGTAGCATCTTATCTAAAGAAAAAAGGTTATCAAACCGCTTGTGTCGGTAAGTGGCACCTAGGTATGGATTGGACATCAGTAGATGGAAAGAAAGTACAACAGACATTTGGTGAAAATGTTGATGTAAAGAAACCAATTAAAAATGGGCCTTTAAGTGTTGGGTTCGATTACTATTTTGGAATTGCAGCTTCTTTAAATATGGCACCTCATGCTTATATCGAAGGTGATAAGATGAAGGGCGATTTTGAGCTCATTATGGATAGGAAAGAATTCAAAAAATATGGGTTTATTGGGGCACGTAATGGTTGGATTGACAAGAACTTTGTTCAAAATCAAGTCTTAACTAATTTTACAGATAAAACGATCTCTTGGATAGAGCAAACTCAAAAGAAAGATAAGGACAAGCCATTCTTTGTTTATATGCCATTAAATGCCCCTCACTCTCCAATTGTTCCGAATAAGCAATTCAAAGGAAAAAGTGGTGTTGCTCCACATGGAGATTTTTGTATGGAAGTTGATTATGCCGTTGGGCGTGTAATGAAAGCACTCGACAAAATAGGAATTCTTGATAACACTCTTGTGATTTTTACTGCTGATAATGGCGTGTCACCACAAGCGAACCTAAAACTTCTCGAAAAAAACAATCACTTCTCTAGTTATTTCTTCCGTGGAACCAAAGGGACACTTTATGAGGGTGGACATCATGTTCCATTTATTGCACATTGGCCAAACAAAGTAAAATCAAATAAAAGGAGTGACTACCTAATGTGTACTACTGACCTTCTGGCTACTGTCTCAGATTTAATGGGGGACCAACTTGGAAACAATGAAGGAGAGGATAGTTATAGTTTTCTACCAGCTCTTTATGGCAAGAACGTAGATGACACTAAGCGTCAAGGGGTAATTCATCATTCTGATGGAGGATATTACTCTATTCGTCAAGGAGATTGGAAATTAGTTCTACATGAAGGAGCTGGTTCACGTCGTAAAGACCCTAAAGATAAGCCAGTAAAAAATCCAGGAAAGATTCAACTGTTTAACATGCAGGAAGATCCTTACGAATCAAATAATCTTCTTAAGATGTATCCTGATAAGGTTAAAGAGCTAGAATTGCTTATGGCAGAATATATCAATAATGGTCGAAGTACTCCAGGTGAACCTGTGGCGAATTATGGTGATATGACCAAAAGACGTCAACTTCGTGAAATTAAAGATTTAATTCAATAA
- a CDS encoding right-handed parallel beta-helix repeat-containing protein, whose amino-acid sequence MKKCFILLIALMGILSTRAENQIYVSPNGNDKAKGTLEAPYKSLQKVSQRVKYLVRKQPNEDITVYLRGGRYQLNHTLVLGLPHTLKSGKKLTFAAYQDEEPILSSGKNIAKWTKVKRYPKGTPKAAKGKLWVANMPTGLKSFRTLFDGDHRLSRAKSDKFQMPRNEEVRRADSQNTYYNRDRIHLRMFPFTNQIKDWSNLSDVEVFFNPVPWNINMIQLESVDMEKKIAYLAYEANALPFSSGKHRYAWVENVVDYLDEPGEWCVNTQSRKIYYWPKSGTPSKTIFAPQLMELVKVEGEVNYDLPKDTPAKNIYFKGLTFTHGDRTVWYKNRKGWGIQHDWDTFDYGNALLRFRGAESCGVEACHFTNSGGSAMRLDLHAQNIKIERNLIDYVGHMGILLAGYGPGTKDVNKDNTITNNIIHHCGQIVYHGHAIFAWQSGGNVISHNYIHDVPRKAVGICGVRCQILLKDECNFDEASRTIRWGEVMPNIDSTKTIIQRYAPFLHARNNIIEYNRVERTLLKLSDGSSLNVSGAGLGNVVRNNYLYDIPYVGIRTDDWQDGTLICNNLLVNVKNIGIIHKGINTIENNILINCGKGIHFRAYPQQYFEPTSSISHNIFYNTSDKYVPNTTFKWGRMFVHKEGKKSIPYEYQMDYNCYYWPNAKEDVALKQKNGIEEHAVIMDPKFTDLKHFDYRMKNKKLIKKIGFKPFDVSISNYGVSKDYPQKYLLEDNKALAEIKK is encoded by the coding sequence ATGAAGAAATGTTTTATTCTACTCATTGCATTAATGGGAATTTTGTCAACCAGAGCAGAGAATCAAATCTATGTCTCTCCAAATGGAAATGATAAAGCAAAGGGGACTCTTGAGGCTCCATATAAAAGTCTTCAGAAAGTATCTCAACGAGTTAAATATCTTGTTCGAAAGCAACCTAATGAAGATATCACCGTATATCTAAGAGGAGGAAGATATCAGCTTAACCATACATTAGTTTTAGGCTTACCTCATACTTTGAAGAGTGGCAAAAAATTGACTTTTGCAGCTTATCAAGATGAAGAGCCTATATTGTCTTCTGGTAAGAATATAGCCAAATGGACAAAAGTGAAAAGATATCCTAAAGGAACTCCTAAAGCTGCAAAAGGGAAATTGTGGGTAGCCAATATGCCTACAGGACTTAAAAGTTTCCGTACTCTTTTTGATGGAGATCATCGGTTGTCTCGTGCAAAAAGTGATAAATTTCAAATGCCACGAAATGAAGAGGTCCGTCGTGCAGATAGTCAGAATACTTATTATAATCGTGATCGTATTCATCTTCGTATGTTTCCTTTTACAAACCAAATCAAAGATTGGAGTAATTTGTCAGATGTAGAAGTATTCTTTAATCCAGTACCATGGAATATTAATATGATTCAGTTAGAATCTGTGGATATGGAGAAGAAAATAGCATATCTAGCTTATGAAGCTAATGCATTACCTTTCTCAAGTGGAAAACATCGTTATGCATGGGTTGAAAATGTGGTAGACTATTTAGATGAACCTGGTGAATGGTGTGTAAATACCCAATCGAGAAAGATTTACTATTGGCCAAAATCTGGAACACCATCTAAGACGATCTTTGCACCACAATTAATGGAGTTAGTGAAAGTTGAAGGTGAAGTAAATTATGATCTACCTAAAGACACACCTGCTAAGAATATCTATTTTAAAGGATTGACTTTCACTCATGGTGATCGTACCGTTTGGTATAAAAATAGAAAAGGTTGGGGGATCCAGCATGATTGGGATACTTTCGATTATGGAAATGCACTATTAAGATTTCGTGGAGCTGAAAGTTGTGGCGTAGAAGCATGTCATTTTACCAATAGTGGAGGTAGTGCGATGCGACTAGATCTTCATGCACAAAACATCAAGATAGAGAGAAACCTGATTGATTATGTTGGGCATATGGGAATCCTGCTTGCTGGATATGGACCTGGAACGAAGGACGTGAACAAAGACAATACCATTACAAATAACATTATTCATCATTGTGGTCAGATTGTATATCATGGTCATGCCATCTTCGCTTGGCAGAGTGGAGGGAATGTAATCTCTCATAATTATATCCATGATGTTCCAAGAAAAGCTGTTGGGATTTGTGGAGTCAGATGTCAGATCCTTTTAAAGGATGAATGTAATTTTGATGAAGCCTCGCGTACTATTCGTTGGGGAGAAGTTATGCCTAATATTGACAGTACTAAAACGATCATTCAGCGATATGCTCCTTTCTTACATGCTCGTAACAATATCATAGAATACAATCGTGTAGAACGTACTCTATTGAAGCTTAGCGATGGCTCAAGTCTAAATGTATCAGGAGCTGGGTTAGGTAATGTTGTTAGAAACAACTATCTGTATGATATCCCTTATGTTGGTATTCGTACTGATGATTGGCAAGATGGTACATTGATCTGCAACAATCTTTTGGTAAATGTAAAGAATATTGGGATTATCCATAAAGGTATTAATACAATAGAAAACAATATACTGATCAACTGTGGTAAAGGCATCCACTTTAGGGCATATCCGCAACAATATTTTGAACCTACCTCTTCGATATCACACAATATATTCTACAATACATCAGACAAGTATGTTCCGAATACGACATTTAAGTGGGGACGAATGTTTGTCCATAAGGAAGGAAAGAAATCAATTCCTTATGAGTATCAGATGGACTATAATTGCTATTACTGGCCTAATGCGAAAGAAGATGTTGCTTTGAAACAGAAGAATGGTATAGAGGAACACGCTGTGATTATGGATCCTAAATTTACAGATCTTAAGCATTTTGATTACCGTATGAAAAACAAGAAATTAATCAAAAAAATAGGATTCAAACCATTTGATGTTTCTATTTCTAATTATGGTGTCTCTAAAGACTATCCTCAGAAATATTTGTTAGAAGATAATAAAGCTTTAGCAGAGATAAAAAAATAA
- a CDS encoding T9SS type A sorting domain-containing protein: MEEGNYFKYNDEIGFMVHPNPVINEFEIGQNNSQSHIYYIINLCGKIVATFRYVDRSKPIILSVRAGVYIIRNQSSGKSQKIVFT; encoded by the coding sequence ATGGAAGAGGGGAATTACTTTAAATATAATGATGAAATTGGATTTATGGTCCATCCTAATCCAGTAATAAATGAGTTTGAGATTGGACAGAATAACTCTCAGTCTCATATTTACTACATAATTAACCTTTGTGGAAAAATAGTTGCCACTTTTCGGTATGTTGATCGATCAAAACCGATTATACTGTCTGTGAGAGCGGGTGTGTATATTATCCGAAACCAATCATCAGGTAAATCGCAGAAAATAGTCTTCACATAG
- a CDS encoding RagB/SusD family nutrient uptake outer membrane protein — MKFIYIAIITLFLSSCNSLLEEHPESFINPDTYFNNADQALTAVNGVYGKMLHRINTPYMDLHLYKDLGTSVSGSKRSNENLNLYTFTSNTGQFKNIYSGYFITIERANFAIDRISKMGDEVLNFTEEEKNRFIAEAKFLRAYSYFGLVRLFGAVPLNFKESTSSDDFFIGRSSVREVYNEIIKDLEFGCEWLYFKNGSSLTPTYKSADLGRVTKGAAYGLLAKVYLTAASCKRHSELNDSWNLDINKYDWVNEDEYYTKAKEYAEKLVEFSNTGANVGLEDDYEAPFFYDNENGKESLFELQLTDDNSQRGFSCSTMSGIFGASNMPTSGKQKVNTANGFVESFIQSYTADDLDYANSDPRMLISINVNKWAKSGQKLENIVAPKDFSFVKFKSASPCYFEHGQNQVLLRYGDILLVLAEAYNELGDQVNAAKYVNIIRSRARNGSTISADMAAPIGVRYPVSLQPADVSETLTQAEMVDIIYQERKWELCYEGQTRFDAVRMGRLVSEVQELKMYGKSGEDAKNYTYFQQCALGIQAKLDDTKKSPAAENIVIHHNLFPIPYAEMNRNPGFKFQNPNY, encoded by the coding sequence ATGAAATTTATATATATCGCAATCATTACATTGTTCCTTTCTTCTTGTAACTCACTTTTAGAAGAACATCCAGAATCATTCATTAATCCAGATACTTATTTTAACAATGCAGATCAAGCATTGACTGCTGTAAATGGAGTATATGGAAAAATGTTACACCGTATCAATACTCCTTATATGGATCTTCATCTTTACAAAGATCTTGGTACAAGTGTCAGTGGTTCGAAACGGTCGAATGAAAATCTTAATCTCTATACTTTTACCTCTAATACAGGACAGTTCAAGAATATCTATTCTGGTTACTTTATAACTATTGAGAGAGCAAATTTTGCTATTGATCGAATTTCAAAGATGGGAGATGAAGTGCTTAATTTTACAGAAGAGGAGAAAAATAGATTTATAGCTGAAGCGAAATTTTTAAGAGCATACAGTTATTTTGGTTTGGTGCGCCTGTTTGGAGCAGTACCTTTGAATTTTAAAGAATCAACTTCATCTGATGACTTTTTTATTGGACGTTCTTCAGTTCGTGAAGTATATAATGAAATCATCAAAGATCTTGAATTTGGATGTGAATGGTTATATTTTAAAAATGGATCCAGTTTAACCCCCACATACAAATCGGCTGATTTAGGGAGAGTGACTAAAGGAGCAGCGTATGGATTGTTAGCAAAAGTTTATTTAACTGCAGCTTCTTGTAAACGCCATTCTGAATTGAATGACTCATGGAACTTAGATATTAATAAGTATGATTGGGTTAATGAGGATGAGTATTATACAAAAGCTAAGGAATATGCAGAGAAACTTGTTGAATTTTCCAATACCGGAGCCAATGTTGGTCTAGAGGATGATTATGAAGCTCCATTCTTTTATGACAATGAAAATGGAAAAGAATCCCTTTTTGAGTTGCAGTTAACGGATGATAATTCACAAAGAGGATTTTCATGTTCAACAATGTCAGGTATATTTGGTGCAAGTAATATGCCAACATCTGGTAAGCAGAAAGTGAACACTGCAAATGGTTTTGTTGAATCGTTTATTCAGTCATATACTGCAGATGATCTTGATTATGCCAACTCAGATCCTCGTATGCTTATCAGCATAAATGTCAATAAATGGGCGAAAAGTGGTCAAAAACTTGAGAACATTGTTGCTCCGAAGGATTTTTCTTTTGTGAAATTTAAGTCCGCATCACCTTGTTACTTTGAGCATGGACAAAATCAAGTACTATTACGTTATGGTGATATTTTGCTTGTTTTAGCTGAAGCCTATAATGAATTAGGTGATCAAGTAAATGCAGCAAAATATGTGAATATAATTAGATCTAGAGCAAGAAATGGTTCTACTATTTCTGCTGATATGGCTGCACCAATTGGGGTGAGATATCCTGTTTCATTACAACCTGCAGATGTTTCTGAGACATTAACGCAAGCAGAAATGGTAGACATTATTTACCAAGAGCGTAAGTGGGAGTTATGTTATGAGGGACAAACTCGATTTGATGCTGTAAGAATGGGCCGTTTAGTGAGTGAGGTTCAGGAATTAAAAATGTATGGAAAATCTGGAGAAGATGCAAAGAACTATACTTATTTCCAGCAGTGTGCTTTAGGGATTCAAGCAAAGCTTGATGACACAAAGAAATCTCCAGCAGCTGAAAACATTGTCATACATCATAATCTATTCCCAATACCATATGCGGAAATGAATAGAAATCCAGGGTTTAAATTTCAAAATCCAAATTACTAA